Proteins encoded in a region of the Pelmatolapia mariae isolate MD_Pm_ZW linkage group LG6, Pm_UMD_F_2, whole genome shotgun sequence genome:
- the LOC134629524 gene encoding fibrous sheath CABYR-binding protein-like isoform X3, whose amino-acid sequence MFCRRAWQRVGPLARRSFKPTPRYAPVRHMAFGVPGGSTNMTYFVLCGGGLTAAVVYAYKTVNDDTERYEERLANMGSMAKASSAKAAPEAAPPAVEPAPVEEEAPAAEVIAESAPATAAAEPVGETAAEPVVEASSEEAEAAAAVSEAVVPEAAAETAAGPAETEDAAPPVEAEVVAEAAVEAPAEEPVAENTESAPELLTDVKLLTTSTAEIAAASVGEKDPMETVKQTEGEGKGHEVLETEALEEASEAVAKEASEEGAVVEAVDEEAAAGSYSEETTSSMPTGHEAEAEVQPAPEEAIAAEDAASDEAVSSEDAAPAEEATVTSEAAPLDEISPADQAAAETSAEETAEAAVSTTQLAAASAGADLKVLSVAEAEPTSGAPVHEEKPCHSCHSAPSAGEEVAPPAAVGEELITDGAVDTSQEAKDAASAQKTKESNWTVKRCSVM is encoded by the exons ATGTTCTGCAGACGGGCATGGCAGAGAGTCGGGCCGCTAGCACGGAGGTCTTTCAAGCCGACACCCAGATACG CTCCGGTGCGACACATGGCCTTCGGAGTTCCTGGAGGCTCCACCAACATGACGTACTTTGTTTTATGTGGCGGCGGCCTCACTGCTGCAGTCGTTTAT GCATACAAGACGGTCAACGATGATACCGAGCGTTACGAGGAAAGACTCGCCAACATGGGCTCCATGGCGAAGG CTTCTTCAGCAAAGGCAGCACCAGAGGCAGCTCCACCTGCAGTTGAGCCTGCACCGGTGGAGGAGGAAGCCCCTGCTGCTGAGGTCATCGCTGAGTCGGCccctgctactgctgctgcagaACCTGTAGGAGAGACAGCTGCTGAACCTGTTGTGGAAGCTTCGTCTGAAGAAGCAGAAGCCGCCGCCGCCGTCTCTGAGGCGGTCGTTCCAGAGGCAGCAGCTGAGACGGCAGCTGGGCCAGCAGAGACAGAGGACGCCGCTCCACCTGTGGAGGCAGAGGTGGTTGCTGAAGCGGCTGTGGAAGCCCCAGCAGAGGAACCAGTGGCAGAAAACACTG AGTCCGCACCAGAGCTGCTCACAGATGTTAAGCTCTTGACCACCTCAACAGCTGAAATTGCCGCAGCTTCTGTTGGTGAGAAGGATCCGATGGAGACTGTCAAACAAACTGAAGGTGAAGGAAAGGGACACGAGGTGCTTGAAACGGAAGCTTTGGAAGAAGCCTCAGAGGCAGTGGCCAAGGAAGCATCTGAAGAGGGAGCAGTTGTAGAAG CTGTGGACGAGGAGGCAGCGGCTGGATCTTATTCTGAGGAAACAACATCTTCAATGCCCACTGGGCACGAGGCAGAGGCTGAAGTTCAACCTGCTCCTGAGGAGGCCATCGCTGCTGAAGATGCTGCTTCTGATGAGGCTGTCTCCTCTGAAGATGCTGCTCCTGCTGAGGAGGCCACAGTCACCAGTGAAGCTGCCCCACTGGATGAGATTTCACCAGCTGACCAGGCAGCAGCTGAAACATCTGCAGAGGAGACAGCTGAAGCTGCTGTCAGCACGACTCAGCTGGCAGCAGCCTCCGCTGGAGCGGACCTAAAGGTTCTTTCAGTTGCAGAAGCAGAGCCTACATCAGGAGCTCCTGTGCATGAGGAGAAACCCTGCCACTCCTGCCATTCTGCTCCCTCAGCAGGAGAGGAGGTGGCGCCACCTGCTGCTGTAGGAGAGGAGCTGATCACTGATGGTGCTGTGGATACTTCACAAGAAGCCAAGGATGCAGCCTCAGCACAAA AGACAAAGGAGTCTAACTGGACTGTAAAACGCTGCTCAGTCATGTAA
- the LOC134629524 gene encoding fibrous sheath CABYR-binding protein-like isoform X1 gives MFCRRAWQRVGPLARRSFKPTPRYAPVRHMAFGVPGGSTNMTYFVLCGGGLTAAVVYAYKTVNDDTERYEERLANMGSMAKASSAKAAPEAAPPAVEPAPVEEEAPAAEVIAESAPATAAAEPVGETAAEPVVEASSEEAEAAAAVSEAVVPEAAAETAAGPAETEDAAPPVEAEVVAEAAVEAPAEEPVAENTESAPELLTDVKLLTTSTAEIAAASVGEKDPMETVKQTEGEGKGHEVLETEALEEASEAVAKEASEEGAVVEGEEEVNSGEGEKSAEDAQTPAAEEVITEVTSALAAAVDEEAAAGSYSEETTSSMPTGHEAEAEVQPAPEEAIAAEDAASDEAVSSEDAAPAEEATVTSEAAPLDEISPADQAAAETSAEETAEAAVSTTQLAAASAGADLKVLSVAEAEPTSGAPVHEEKPCHSCHSAPSAGEEVAPPAAVGEELITDGAVDTSQEAKDAASAQKTKESNWTVKRCSVM, from the exons ATGTTCTGCAGACGGGCATGGCAGAGAGTCGGGCCGCTAGCACGGAGGTCTTTCAAGCCGACACCCAGATACG CTCCGGTGCGACACATGGCCTTCGGAGTTCCTGGAGGCTCCACCAACATGACGTACTTTGTTTTATGTGGCGGCGGCCTCACTGCTGCAGTCGTTTAT GCATACAAGACGGTCAACGATGATACCGAGCGTTACGAGGAAAGACTCGCCAACATGGGCTCCATGGCGAAGG CTTCTTCAGCAAAGGCAGCACCAGAGGCAGCTCCACCTGCAGTTGAGCCTGCACCGGTGGAGGAGGAAGCCCCTGCTGCTGAGGTCATCGCTGAGTCGGCccctgctactgctgctgcagaACCTGTAGGAGAGACAGCTGCTGAACCTGTTGTGGAAGCTTCGTCTGAAGAAGCAGAAGCCGCCGCCGCCGTCTCTGAGGCGGTCGTTCCAGAGGCAGCAGCTGAGACGGCAGCTGGGCCAGCAGAGACAGAGGACGCCGCTCCACCTGTGGAGGCAGAGGTGGTTGCTGAAGCGGCTGTGGAAGCCCCAGCAGAGGAACCAGTGGCAGAAAACACTG AGTCCGCACCAGAGCTGCTCACAGATGTTAAGCTCTTGACCACCTCAACAGCTGAAATTGCCGCAGCTTCTGTTGGTGAGAAGGATCCGATGGAGACTGTCAAACAAACTGAAGGTGAAGGAAAGGGACACGAGGTGCTTGAAACGGAAGCTTTGGAAGAAGCCTCAGAGGCAGTGGCCAAGGAAGCATCTGAAGAGGGAGCAGTTGTAGAAGGTGAGGAGGAGGTGAATTCTGGAGAGGGTGAGAAAAGTGCAGAAGATGCTCAGACTCCAGCTGCTGAAGAAGTGATAACGGAGGTTACATCTGCTCTGGCTGCAGCTGTGGACGAGGAGGCAGCGGCTGGATCTTATTCTGAGGAAACAACATCTTCAATGCCCACTGGGCACGAGGCAGAGGCTGAAGTTCAACCTGCTCCTGAGGAGGCCATCGCTGCTGAAGATGCTGCTTCTGATGAGGCTGTCTCCTCTGAAGATGCTGCTCCTGCTGAGGAGGCCACAGTCACCAGTGAAGCTGCCCCACTGGATGAGATTTCACCAGCTGACCAGGCAGCAGCTGAAACATCTGCAGAGGAGACAGCTGAAGCTGCTGTCAGCACGACTCAGCTGGCAGCAGCCTCCGCTGGAGCGGACCTAAAGGTTCTTTCAGTTGCAGAAGCAGAGCCTACATCAGGAGCTCCTGTGCATGAGGAGAAACCCTGCCACTCCTGCCATTCTGCTCCCTCAGCAGGAGAGGAGGTGGCGCCACCTGCTGCTGTAGGAGAGGAGCTGATCACTGATGGTGCTGTGGATACTTCACAAGAAGCCAAGGATGCAGCCTCAGCACAAA AGACAAAGGAGTCTAACTGGACTGTAAAACGCTGCTCAGTCATGTAA
- the LOC134629524 gene encoding fibrous sheath CABYR-binding protein-like isoform X2, protein MFCRRAWQRVGPLARRSFKPTPRYAPVRHMAFGVPGGSTNMTYFVLCGGGLTAAVVYAYKTVNDDTERYEERLANMGSMAKASSAKAAPEAAPPAVEPAPVEEEAPAAEVIAESAPATAAAEPVGETAAEPVVEASSEEAEAAAAVSEAVVPEAAAETAAGPAETEDAAPPVEAEVVAEAAVEAPAEEPVAENTESAPELLTDVKLLTTSTAEIAAASVGEKDPMETVKQTEGEGKGHEVLETEALEEASEAVAKEASEEGAVVEGEEEVNSGEGEKSAEDAQTPAAEEVITEVTSALAAAVDEEAAAGSYSEETTSSMPTGHEAEAEVQPAPEEAIAAEDAASDEAVSSEDAAPAEEATVTSEAAPLDEISPADQAAAETSAEETAEAAVSTTQLAAASAGADLKVLSVAEAEPTSGAPVHEEKPCHSCHSAPSAGEEVAPPAAVGEELITDGAVDTSQEAKDAASAQTMEATVVVIAQS, encoded by the exons ATGTTCTGCAGACGGGCATGGCAGAGAGTCGGGCCGCTAGCACGGAGGTCTTTCAAGCCGACACCCAGATACG CTCCGGTGCGACACATGGCCTTCGGAGTTCCTGGAGGCTCCACCAACATGACGTACTTTGTTTTATGTGGCGGCGGCCTCACTGCTGCAGTCGTTTAT GCATACAAGACGGTCAACGATGATACCGAGCGTTACGAGGAAAGACTCGCCAACATGGGCTCCATGGCGAAGG CTTCTTCAGCAAAGGCAGCACCAGAGGCAGCTCCACCTGCAGTTGAGCCTGCACCGGTGGAGGAGGAAGCCCCTGCTGCTGAGGTCATCGCTGAGTCGGCccctgctactgctgctgcagaACCTGTAGGAGAGACAGCTGCTGAACCTGTTGTGGAAGCTTCGTCTGAAGAAGCAGAAGCCGCCGCCGCCGTCTCTGAGGCGGTCGTTCCAGAGGCAGCAGCTGAGACGGCAGCTGGGCCAGCAGAGACAGAGGACGCCGCTCCACCTGTGGAGGCAGAGGTGGTTGCTGAAGCGGCTGTGGAAGCCCCAGCAGAGGAACCAGTGGCAGAAAACACTG AGTCCGCACCAGAGCTGCTCACAGATGTTAAGCTCTTGACCACCTCAACAGCTGAAATTGCCGCAGCTTCTGTTGGTGAGAAGGATCCGATGGAGACTGTCAAACAAACTGAAGGTGAAGGAAAGGGACACGAGGTGCTTGAAACGGAAGCTTTGGAAGAAGCCTCAGAGGCAGTGGCCAAGGAAGCATCTGAAGAGGGAGCAGTTGTAGAAGGTGAGGAGGAGGTGAATTCTGGAGAGGGTGAGAAAAGTGCAGAAGATGCTCAGACTCCAGCTGCTGAAGAAGTGATAACGGAGGTTACATCTGCTCTGGCTGCAGCTGTGGACGAGGAGGCAGCGGCTGGATCTTATTCTGAGGAAACAACATCTTCAATGCCCACTGGGCACGAGGCAGAGGCTGAAGTTCAACCTGCTCCTGAGGAGGCCATCGCTGCTGAAGATGCTGCTTCTGATGAGGCTGTCTCCTCTGAAGATGCTGCTCCTGCTGAGGAGGCCACAGTCACCAGTGAAGCTGCCCCACTGGATGAGATTTCACCAGCTGACCAGGCAGCAGCTGAAACATCTGCAGAGGAGACAGCTGAAGCTGCTGTCAGCACGACTCAGCTGGCAGCAGCCTCCGCTGGAGCGGACCTAAAGGTTCTTTCAGTTGCAGAAGCAGAGCCTACATCAGGAGCTCCTGTGCATGAGGAGAAACCCTGCCACTCCTGCCATTCTGCTCCCTCAGCAGGAGAGGAGGTGGCGCCACCTGCTGCTGTAGGAGAGGAGCTGATCACTGATGGTGCTGTGGATACTTCACAAGAAGCCAAGGATGCAGCCTCAGCACAAA CCATGGAGGCGACGGTGGTGGTGATAGCCCAGTCGTGA